The proteins below come from a single Stomoxys calcitrans chromosome 1, idStoCalc2.1, whole genome shotgun sequence genomic window:
- the LOC106081686 gene encoding uncharacterized protein LOC106081686, protein MESVFDRFLTNFEFSSGVNTAADVANLVAKAFSTTNNRGKPDLFSLIQKGLQAIPSSAPSTSSEEQNKQTEKRQTAENLRDYNHDKDRSEEVSSSTTKEKNGVNLSTTQFVTNMLRMVGFDATKLGALAINVLIMVASTIGTTLLGNTRPQRTKDYYSSPTEYNNAETGPEEQYSPNDHQPRELKEGTPLDWFLQNPSNKMKTLLDQAIDSNLSDRIIDMIESYETEEGRTSCVKMLMCKSSPFIWGMQKSLKQRIRGDASDGKESMENKKPFNVESFYAHMPSVEEFREHSAKCDQLYSEYCNTTNLQRPQRR, encoded by the exons ATGGAATCCGTTTTCGatagatttttaacaaattttgaattttcttcaGGTGTCAATACAGCTGCCGATGTGGCAAATTTGGTAGCTAAGGCCTTTTCCACTACAAACAACAGAGGAAAACCTGATTTATTTTCCCTCATACAAAAGGGTTTGCAAGCAATACCCTCCTCGGCGCCGTCCACTTCGTCCGAggagcaaaacaaacaaacggaaAAACGACAAACGGCAGAGAATCTACGTGACTATAATCATGACAAAGACCGATCTGAGGAGGTTTCATCATCTACGACCAAGGAAAAAAATGGTGTGAATTTAAGCACGACGCAGTTTGTTACCAACATGTTGCGCATGGTTGGATTTGATGCCACCAAGCTGGGAGCTTTAGCCATTAACGTATTAATAATGGTGGCATCCACG ATAGGAACCACGCTCCTGGGCAACACAAGACCACAACGTACTAAGGACTACTATTCCTCTCCAACGGAATACAATAATGCCGAGACTGGTCCCGAAGAGCAGTACTCGCCCAACGACCATCAACCTCGAGAACTTAAAGAAGGCACACCACTTGATTGGTTCCTCCAGAATCCATCGAATAAAATGAAAACCCTGCTAGATCAGGCCATTGATTCCAACTTATCCGATAGAATTATCGATATGATAGAAAGTTATGAAACAGAAGAGGGTCGGACTTCCTGTGTAAAAATGCTCATGTGCAAGAGTTCACCTTTTATATGGGGCATGCAAAAATCTCTGAAGCAACGTATTCGTGGAGACGCTAGTGATGGTAAAGAATCtatggaaaataaaaaaccaTTTAATGTTGAAAGTTTCTACGCACATATGCCCAGTGTAGAGGAGTTTCGAGAGCATTCTGCCAAGTGTGATCAATTATATTCAGAATATTGTAATACCACAAACTTGCAAAGGCCACAACGTCGCTAG